From Desulfovibrio sp., a single genomic window includes:
- the cysK gene encoding cysteine synthase A, with product MKIASSMIELVGDTPLVRLNRIGAGLDVQLVAKLESANPCFSVKDRIGFNMILDAERRGLVDKDTVIVEPTSGNTGIGLAFMCAVRGYKLMLTMPESMSIERRTLLKGFGAKLVLTDAKKGMKGAIEKASELVKELPKAYMPMQFSNPANPEIHRLTTAEEIWRDTDGRLDMFVAGVGTGGTLTGVAQVLKAKKPEVSIVAVEPDASPVLSGGDPGPHAIQGIGAGFVPDNLKRELIDEVFRVTNEQALAMARRMLREEGILCGISSGAICHAAVEIAKRPENKGKMIVFIVCDTGERYLSTALFTDMEDPK from the coding sequence ATGAAAATCGCATCGAGCATGATCGAACTGGTGGGGGACACCCCGCTGGTGCGTTTGAACCGAATCGGGGCGGGGCTTGACGTGCAGCTGGTGGCCAAGCTGGAGTCGGCCAACCCGTGTTTTTCCGTGAAGGACCGCATCGGGTTCAACATGATCCTGGACGCCGAGCGCCGGGGTCTGGTGGACAAGGACACCGTGATCGTTGAGCCCACCAGCGGCAACACGGGCATTGGTCTGGCCTTCATGTGCGCCGTGCGCGGCTACAAGCTCATGCTGACCATGCCCGAATCCATGAGCATTGAACGACGTACCCTGCTCAAAGGATTCGGGGCAAAACTCGTGCTCACCGACGCCAAGAAGGGCATGAAGGGGGCCATCGAAAAGGCCAGCGAGCTGGTAAAGGAGCTGCCCAAGGCCTACATGCCCATGCAGTTTTCCAATCCGGCCAACCCCGAGATCCATCGCCTGACCACGGCCGAAGAAATCTGGCGGGACACCGATGGCCGCCTGGACATGTTCGTGGCCGGGGTGGGCACCGGCGGTACACTCACCGGAGTGGCCCAGGTGCTCAAGGCCAAGAAGCCGGAAGTCTCCATCGTGGCTGTTGAGCCGGACGCATCCCCGGTGCTCTCCGGCGGCGATCCCGGGCCGCACGCCATCCAGGGCATAGGCGCAGGATTCGTTCCGGACAATCTGAAGCGTGAACTCATCGACGAGGTCTTTAGGGTAACCAACGAACAGGCCCTGGCCATGGCCAGGCGCATGCTCCGCGAGGAAGGCATCCTGTGCGGCATCTCCTCGGGGGCCATCTGCCACGCTGCGGTTGAGATTGCCAAACGCCCGGAGAACAAAGGGAAGATGATCGTTTTCATAGTGTGCGACACGGGCGAGCGCTACTTGAGCACCGCCCTTTTCACTGACATGGAGGACCCGAAGTGA
- a CDS encoding DUF1847 domain-containing protein, with protein MPTPEYPTCAACPYDWSERFCRNAKGKAPNNCPSTRLRELSTEAVAATLSVENKEFARQASIQECECYGGRELGYAAVRTLKPRIVEIVEFARRLGYQKLGLAFCIGLRKDAAIVQEIFETNGFATVSVACKAGAVPKSAMGLGPSEQVDPAAAHESMCNPVFQAEALNAMGTDFNVLLGLCVGHDSLFFRYAKAPCTVLAVKDRVLGHNPLAAVREYDGYYRYLKKPLA; from the coding sequence ATGCCCACGCCCGAGTATCCCACCTGTGCCGCATGCCCGTACGACTGGTCCGAACGCTTCTGCCGCAACGCCAAGGGCAAGGCTCCGAACAACTGCCCATCCACGCGCTTAAGGGAACTCTCCACCGAAGCCGTTGCCGCGACCCTTTCTGTGGAAAACAAAGAATTCGCGCGTCAGGCATCCATCCAGGAGTGCGAATGCTACGGCGGCCGGGAACTGGGTTATGCTGCGGTTCGAACGCTCAAGCCCCGCATCGTGGAGATCGTGGAATTCGCCAGGCGCCTGGGCTACCAGAAACTCGGCCTGGCCTTCTGTATCGGACTGCGAAAAGACGCCGCCATTGTGCAGGAAATATTTGAAACCAACGGTTTCGCCACTGTGTCCGTGGCCTGCAAGGCGGGAGCGGTTCCCAAATCGGCAATGGGGCTTGGCCCTTCCGAGCAGGTGGACCCGGCTGCAGCGCACGAGAGCATGTGCAACCCGGTGTTTCAGGCCGAGGCATTGAACGCCATGGGAACGGACTTCAATGTGCTGCTCGGGCTGTGCGTGGGGCACGATTCGCTTTTTTTCAGGTACGCCAAGGCTCCGTGCACGGTGCTGGCCGTGAAGGACAGGGTGCTTGGACACAACCCGCTGGCCGCGGTACGGGAGTACGACGGCTACTACCGGTATTTGAAAAAGCCTTTGGCCTGA
- the nifS gene encoding cysteine desulfurase NifS: MPVIYMDNNATTKVDPAVLEEMLPYFSEQYGNPSSMHTFGGQVGRKLSEARERVAQAFGCTPGEVIFNACGTEGDNTAIRSALGSQPEKRHIITTRVEHPAVLNVVKHLEKKWGYEATYLGVDEQGRLDLDELKDSIRHDTALISVMYANNETGVVYPIQEIAEIAKERGVLMHTDAVQVLGKVPFDLKTLPVDFLAVSGHKVHAPKGVGALFVRKGVQFRPFMMGGHQEHGRRAGTENTTGIIGLGKACEIAMGNIGHENSVVKGLRDKLEKGLVAAVPDVRINGTKDSRLPNTTNVSFQYVEGESILLMLDAFGVCASSGSACTSGSLEPSHVLRAMGVPFTFAHGSIRFSLSRFNTEAEVDLVLAELPKIIARLREISPFKRGEGEAPACTC, from the coding sequence ATGCCTGTGATCTACATGGACAACAACGCCACCACCAAGGTGGACCCGGCCGTGCTGGAAGAAATGCTGCCCTACTTTTCGGAGCAGTATGGCAACCCGTCCAGCATGCACACCTTCGGCGGCCAGGTGGGACGCAAACTGTCCGAAGCCCGCGAGCGCGTGGCCCAGGCCTTCGGCTGCACCCCGGGCGAGGTGATCTTCAACGCCTGCGGCACAGAAGGCGACAACACAGCCATCCGTTCGGCCCTGGGCTCCCAGCCTGAGAAGCGCCACATCATCACCACCAGGGTGGAGCACCCGGCGGTGCTCAACGTGGTGAAGCATCTGGAGAAAAAGTGGGGGTACGAGGCCACGTACCTTGGCGTTGACGAGCAGGGCCGCCTGGACCTGGACGAGCTCAAGGATTCCATCCGCCACGACACGGCGCTCATCTCCGTGATGTACGCCAACAACGAGACCGGCGTGGTGTATCCCATCCAGGAGATCGCCGAGATCGCCAAGGAACGCGGCGTGCTCATGCATACCGACGCCGTGCAGGTGCTGGGCAAGGTGCCGTTCGACTTGAAAACGCTGCCCGTGGATTTTCTGGCCGTATCCGGCCACAAGGTGCACGCCCCCAAGGGGGTCGGGGCGCTGTTCGTGCGCAAGGGAGTGCAGTTCAGGCCCTTCATGATGGGCGGCCACCAGGAACACGGCCGCCGCGCCGGCACCGAGAACACCACGGGAATCATCGGCCTGGGCAAGGCCTGTGAGATCGCCATGGGCAACATCGGCCACGAGAACTCAGTAGTGAAGGGGCTGCGCGACAAACTGGAGAAGGGCCTCGTAGCCGCGGTGCCCGATGTGCGCATCAACGGCACCAAGGATTCGCGCCTGCCCAACACCACCAACGTGTCCTTCCAGTACGTTGAGGGCGAGTCCATCCTGCTCATGCTGGACGCCTTCGGGGTCTGCGCCAGCTCCGGTTCGGCCTGCACCTCCGGGTCGCTCGAACCCTCGCACGTGCTGCGGGCCATGGGAGTTCCCTTCACCTTTGCCCACGGTTCCATCCGGTTCAGCCTGTCGCGTTTCAACACCGAAGCTGAGGTGGATCTTGTGCTGGCGGAGCTGCCCAAGATCATCGCCCGCCTGCGCGAGATATCCCCGTTCAAGAGAGGGGAGGGCGAAGCGCCTGCCTGCACCTGCTAG
- the nifU gene encoding Fe-S cluster assembly protein NifU, which translates to MWEYTDKVREHFINPKNVGEIPDASCVGEVGSLACGDALKLYLKVDEQDRIVDAKFQTFGCASAIASSSALTEMIKGKTVDEALDVSNQDIAEFLGGLPKEKMHCSVMGKEALEAAVANLRGQAVAPHQEGEVVCECFGVTDETIKRAIAENKLNTVEEITDYTKAGGGCGKCLDKLADILAEMKGQKLKPLEPVAQRPAGLTNLQRMKLISKIIDEEISPSLQKDGGNIELVDVDGKKVLVQLRGACSSCKSSQLTLKQFVEKRLRDAVEPDLTVEEVR; encoded by the coding sequence ATGTGGGAATACACTGATAAAGTGCGCGAGCACTTCATAAACCCAAAGAACGTGGGTGAAATACCAGACGCTTCCTGCGTGGGCGAAGTGGGCTCCCTGGCCTGCGGCGACGCGCTGAAGCTTTACCTCAAGGTGGACGAGCAAGACCGCATCGTGGACGCCAAGTTCCAGACCTTCGGCTGTGCCAGCGCCATCGCCTCCTCCTCGGCTCTCACCGAGATGATCAAGGGCAAGACCGTGGATGAGGCCCTGGACGTCTCCAACCAGGACATCGCCGAATTCCTGGGCGGATTGCCCAAGGAGAAGATGCACTGTTCCGTGATGGGCAAGGAGGCCCTGGAAGCTGCCGTGGCCAACCTGCGCGGCCAGGCAGTGGCCCCGCATCAGGAAGGCGAGGTCGTCTGCGAATGCTTCGGCGTAACCGACGAGACCATCAAGAGGGCAATTGCCGAGAACAAGCTGAACACGGTGGAGGAAATCACCGACTACACCAAGGCCGGTGGCGGCTGCGGCAAGTGCCTGGACAAGCTGGCCGACATCCTGGCCGAGATGAAGGGGCAGAAGCTAAAGCCTCTGGAGCCTGTGGCGCAAAGGCCTGCGGGGCTCACAAATCTGCAGCGCATGAAGCTCATCTCCAAGATCATCGACGAAGAGATAAGCCCCAGCCTGCAAAAGGACGGCGGCAACATCGAGCTGGTGGACGTGGACGGCAAGAAGGTCCTGGTGCAGCTGCGCGGGGCCTGTTCCTCCTGCAAGTCCAGCCAGCTGACGCTCAAGCAGTTCGTGGAGAAGCGCCTGCGCGACGCGGTGGAGCCGGACCTGACCGTGGAGGAGGTGCGCTGA